One part of the Thermithiobacillus tepidarius DSM 3134 genome encodes these proteins:
- a CDS encoding DNA polymerase III subunit chi, producing MAEATFYQLAETLSEEGRQLQAICRVIQKVYQVTGGAGVLCASAEAARTLDDLLWTFNQGSFVPHGLAPSDEPVCLATEVQALPPRRVLVLTVPTLPDDLAGFERVVDFILPDPEAVKAARRRYRALASRGYSLTLHPLPA from the coding sequence ATGGCGGAGGCCACCTTCTACCAGCTGGCGGAAACACTCAGCGAGGAGGGCCGGCAGCTGCAGGCGATCTGCCGCGTGATCCAGAAAGTGTATCAGGTCACCGGCGGCGCCGGCGTGCTCTGCGCCTCCGCCGAGGCCGCCCGGACCCTGGATGACCTGCTCTGGACCTTCAACCAGGGCAGCTTCGTTCCCCACGGCCTCGCCCCGAGCGACGAACCCGTGTGCCTGGCGACCGAAGTCCAGGCGCTGCCGCCGCGGCGCGTGCTGGTGCTGACCGTGCCGACCCTCCCCGACGATCTCGCCGGCTTCGAGCGCGTGGTTGACTTTATCCTGCCGGACCCGGAAGCTGTAAAAGCGGCCCGGCGGCGTTATCGGGCGCTCGCCAGCCGTGGTTACAGCCTGACCCTTCACCCCTTGCCCGCTTGA